Below is a window of Clostridium sp. JN-1 DNA.
TACAGTACCTGAAATAGTTAGAAAGGCATTTCAAGAAGCAGTTAGTGAAAAACCAGGTGCAGTGCACATTGATTTACCAGAAAATATTGCAGCTATGCCTGCAGTAGGAAAACCTCTTGTAAAGCCAATAATTGAAAAGAGCTTTGCCAACTACAGCAGTATAGAGAGGGCAGCCATTGCAATATCAAGGGCAAAAAATCCAATAATTCTCGTAGGTAACGGCGCTATAAGAGCTAATGCAAGTAGTTCTATAAGTGAAATGTCAAATAGGCTTGCCATACCTGTAGTAAATACATTTATGGGAAAAGGAGTAGTACCATTTACAGACAAGTATTCACTCTGGAGTATAGGATTATTTCAAAAAGACTACATTAATAAAATACTTGAAAAAACGGATCTTGTTATAGCTGTAGGTTATGACTTAATCGAATACGCACCTAAAAAGTGGAATCCTAATGGCAATATAAAGATAATCCACGTTGGGATGGAAAAAGCAGAGATAAATAAACACTATCAGCCAATGGTTGAAGTTGTAGGAAATATATCTGATTCAATATATGAACTATTGAGGCGTTGTGATAGACAGAGTAAGCCAGAATATGCTTTTGAACTTAGACAAAACATGAAAAAAGATTATGAGTTATTTGCAAAAGATACTTCATTCCCAATGAAGCCGCAGAAGATACTTTATGATGTTAGGAAATTCATGGGTGAAGATGATATTGTTATATCAGATGTTGGTGCTCATAAAATATGGGTTGCAAGAAATTATCATTGTTATAAGCCAAATACCTGCATAATCTCAAATGGTTTTGCTTCAATGGGAATTTCTATTCCGGGTGCAGTTGCAGCTAAACTAGTTCATCCAGATAAAAAAATACTAGCTATAACTGGAGACGGCGGATTTATGATGAACTGCCAGGAACTTGAGACAGCTTTAAGAATAGGAACTCCTT
It encodes the following:
- a CDS encoding acetolactate synthase large subunit, whose amino-acid sequence is MVSVESNQKSKANEDTKNSMNTAELLVKCLEVEGVEYIFGIPGEENLDLIHALHGSSIKFITTRHEQGAAFMADVYGRLTGKPGVCLSTLGPGATNLMTGVADANLDGAPLIAITGQVGTDRMHIISHQYLDLVSMFRPVTKWNKQIVRPDTVPEIVRKAFQEAVSEKPGAVHIDLPENIAAMPAVGKPLVKPIIEKSFANYSSIERAAIAISRAKNPIILVGNGAIRANASSSISEMSNRLAIPVVNTFMGKGVVPFTDKYSLWSIGLFQKDYINKILEKTDLVIAVGYDLIEYAPKKWNPNGNIKIIHVGMEKAEINKHYQPMVEVVGNISDSIYELLRRCDRQSKPEYAFELRQNMKKDYELFAKDTSFPMKPQKILYDVRKFMGEDDIVISDVGAHKIWVARNYHCYKPNTCIISNGFASMGISIPGAVAAKLVHPDKKILAITGDGGFMMNCQELETALRIGTPFVTLIFNDSNFGLIKWKQEEKFGKSEFINFTNPNFEALAKSIGLKGYTIHKSDELIPALKDAFEQKVPCVIDCRVDYTENLKLKYRIKDL